A window from Crocosphaera sp. UHCC 0190 encodes these proteins:
- the crtB gene encoding 15-cis-phytoene synthase CrtB: MLQLPKPPQPQKVLVSLEEAYELCRQITQKYSKTFYLGTLLMPPEKRRAIWAIYVWCRRTDELVDGPQAQYTTPETLKQWEDHLNALFSGHPLDDEDVALVDTLERFPVEISPFRDMIAGQQMDLYRSRYETFEELKLYCYRVAGTVGLMSNAVIGIEKDQVIPPWEQNQPKYIPQEEAIALGIANQLTNILRDVGEDAQRGRIYLPLEDLERFNYTQEDLFKGVIDDRWRDLMRFEIQRARQYYKDAERGIRVLSRDCRWPVWTALMLYQGILNGIEANDYDVFSKRAFVATPKKMLYLPVAWLRAQVL, from the coding sequence ATGCTGCAACTGCCTAAACCCCCCCAACCCCAAAAAGTCCTCGTCTCTCTCGAAGAGGCCTACGAACTCTGTCGCCAAATTACCCAGAAGTATTCTAAAACGTTTTACCTGGGAACCTTATTGATGCCCCCCGAAAAACGTCGGGCCATCTGGGCCATCTATGTTTGGTGTCGGCGCACTGATGAATTAGTTGATGGCCCCCAGGCCCAATATACAACCCCAGAAACTCTCAAACAGTGGGAAGACCACTTAAACGCCCTATTTTCCGGTCATCCCCTGGATGATGAAGATGTGGCTTTGGTGGATACTCTAGAACGTTTCCCTGTGGAAATTAGCCCCTTTCGGGATATGATCGCAGGACAGCAGATGGATTTGTATCGCAGTCGCTATGAAACCTTTGAGGAACTGAAACTATACTGTTACCGCGTTGCGGGGACGGTGGGGTTAATGTCCAATGCGGTCATAGGTATCGAAAAAGATCAGGTGATCCCACCTTGGGAACAAAATCAACCGAAATACATTCCCCAAGAAGAAGCGATCGCCCTAGGAATTGCTAATCAATTGACTAATATTCTGCGGGACGTAGGAGAAGATGCCCAACGGGGACGAATCTACTTACCCTTAGAAGATTTGGAACGGTTTAATTATACTCAAGAAGATTTATTTAAGGGCGTGATTGATGATCGTTGGCGAGATTTAATGCGCTTTGAAATTCAACGGGCCCGTCAATATTATAAAGACGCAGAACGGGGAATTCGTGTCCTCAGTCGAGATTGTCGTTGGCCGGTTTGGACCGCTTTGATGCTTTATCAGGGTATTCTGAATGGGATCGAAGCTAATGATTATGATGTCTTTAGTAAACGGGCTTTTGTGGCTACCCCGAAGAAAATGCTTTATCTTCCTGTCGCTTGGTTAAGGGCGCAAGTGCTTTGA
- a CDS encoding IMS domain-containing protein: MRIPLDYYRILGIFPQATDEQLRQAYRDRSVQLPRREYSQTAIKARKQLLDKAYGLFCDPGQKAAYEAQFLQDQLSDESVSEGGFSWSGTEPTEESSSAKASGIEIEPQQLPGSLLILQELGEYELVIKFGERYLNSLPSSSLTLELTDTAAKNRADTILSIALAYLEISREQWQQEKYDKAAVYGVKGLSLLGKNSLFPGLQSEIQTELDKLRPYRILELLVQPETKKAARETGIELLKSMLQERQGIDGRGDDGSGLGIDDFLRFIQQIRTYLTAQEQQDLFLAEAQRPSSVAAYLGVYALIARGFAKKEPALMVEAQTILDGLEQRQDVSIEQAICGLLLGQTQTATQALERCQDQQALKYIQDCSQGSPDLLPGLCLYGEHWLQTEVFSHFRDLAKQRPSLKEYFADQEVQVYLEQLTLIQQEKEVSAAQSVTQNRVLGKAASSRSAAIAYPVYQQNQVMVSGGGAAVAAAMPAMPTPSTAPVDIRSARRRKYKRNYQQQAHEEPRVSTNLEPSPPPPLKPSAPVSTGTVDPSTKPHAPSRRRPRRTLAFSPKMGLTVLGGLGLVGLSVAFIHQGTSPLAALEKDQYGVSLHQSLIEIPPADAQITTPTGMLTTEGATQVVEMWLSSKAQAFGKQHDLDALNKILVNPLLSQWRDRAEKLKQNQNYWTYQHQVKFKDFQANKNDPNKAIVEANVQEVAQFYQQGQKGRAYNDNLQVRYDLVRQGDRWLIQNINVIN; this comes from the coding sequence GTGCGCATACCGCTCGACTACTACAGAATTTTGGGAATTTTTCCCCAAGCCACAGATGAGCAACTTCGCCAAGCTTATCGAGATCGTAGTGTTCAATTACCCCGTCGGGAATATAGCCAAACAGCGATCAAAGCGAGAAAGCAGTTGCTAGATAAAGCCTATGGCCTTTTTTGCGATCCCGGCCAGAAAGCCGCCTATGAAGCGCAATTTCTCCAAGATCAGTTGTCTGATGAATCCGTAAGCGAAGGAGGTTTCTCCTGGTCAGGGACGGAGCCTACAGAGGAAAGTTCCTCAGCCAAAGCGTCAGGAATTGAAATTGAACCGCAACAGTTACCCGGTAGCCTCTTAATTCTCCAAGAGTTAGGAGAATACGAGCTAGTGATCAAATTTGGGGAACGTTATCTCAACAGTTTGCCCTCCTCCTCTTTGACCTTAGAATTAACCGATACGGCCGCCAAAAATCGGGCTGATACAATTTTAAGCATTGCCCTGGCCTATTTAGAAATTAGTCGGGAACAATGGCAACAAGAAAAATATGACAAAGCGGCAGTTTATGGCGTTAAAGGACTGAGTTTACTGGGTAAAAACAGCCTTTTTCCTGGCCTTCAATCCGAAATTCAGACAGAACTTGATAAATTGCGACCCTACCGCATTTTAGAATTATTAGTCCAACCGGAAACCAAGAAAGCCGCCCGTGAGACAGGGATAGAACTACTCAAGTCCATGTTACAAGAGCGACAAGGGATTGATGGTCGAGGGGATGATGGCTCAGGTCTAGGGATTGATGACTTTTTGCGCTTTATTCAACAAATTCGGACTTATCTGACAGCCCAAGAACAGCAGGATTTGTTTCTCGCTGAAGCACAACGTCCCTCATCCGTAGCCGCTTATTTAGGGGTATATGCCCTGATCGCCCGTGGTTTTGCCAAAAAAGAACCCGCCTTAATGGTGGAAGCACAGACCATTTTAGATGGCTTAGAACAGCGTCAAGATGTGTCCATTGAGCAGGCTATTTGTGGCTTATTATTGGGACAAACCCAGACAGCCACCCAAGCCCTAGAACGGTGTCAGGATCAACAAGCTTTAAAATACATTCAGGACTGTTCTCAAGGTTCTCCCGATTTGTTGCCAGGACTTTGCTTATACGGAGAGCATTGGTTACAAACGGAAGTATTTAGTCATTTCCGAGATTTAGCCAAGCAACGACCCTCTTTAAAAGAATATTTTGCTGACCAAGAGGTTCAAGTCTATCTCGAACAACTCACCTTAATACAACAGGAAAAGGAAGTCTCAGCGGCCCAAAGTGTGACGCAAAATCGGGTCTTAGGCAAGGCCGCCAGCAGTCGCTCTGCTGCAATTGCTTATCCAGTTTATCAACAAAATCAGGTCATGGTTAGTGGGGGTGGTGCGGCAGTAGCGGCCGCAATGCCAGCTATGCCAACTCCCTCTACAGCCCCCGTTGATATTCGTTCGGCCCGTCGTCGTAAATACAAGCGCAATTATCAGCAACAAGCCCATGAAGAGCCAAGGGTTTCTACCAACCTTGAGCCTTCCCCACCCCCCCCATTAAAGCCCTCGGCCCCTGTCTCTACTGGGACGGTAGACCCTTCAACCAAACCCCATGCTCCTTCTCGGCGAAGACCCCGTCGCACCCTCGCTTTCAGTCCGAAAATGGGACTCACGGTTTTGGGCGGTTTAGGGCTAGTTGGATTATCTGTGGCATTTATCCATCAGGGGACTTCTCCCTTAGCTGCTCTGGAAAAAGATCAGTATGGGGTATCCTTACATCAGTCCCTGATTGAGATTCCCCCGGCTGATGCTCAAATTACTACCCCCACAGGAATGTTGACAACGGAAGGAGCAACACAGGTAGTGGAAATGTGGCTATCGAGCAAGGCTCAAGCTTTTGGTAAACAACACGATCTTGATGCCCTGAATAAAATTTTAGTCAATCCTTTATTGTCTCAATGGCGCGATCGCGCTGAAAAACTCAAGCAAAATCAAAATTATTGGACTTATCAGCATCAAGTTAAATTTAAAGATTTTCAAGCCAACAAGAATGATCCTAACAAAGCAATAGTAGAGGCGAATGTTCAAGAAGTCGCTCAATTCTATCAACAAGGACAAAAAGGCCGAGCCTATAATGATAATCTGCAAGTTCGCTATGATTTAGTTCGTCAAGGCGATCGCTGGTTAATTCAGAATATTAATGTTATTAACTAA
- the pdhA gene encoding pyruvate dehydrogenase (acetyl-transferring) E1 component subunit alpha translates to MVSERILPEFNTTAVQITKEEGLILYEDMTLGRLFEDKCAEMYYRGRMFGFVHLYNGQEAVSTGIIKSLRSDEDYVSSTYRDHVHALSCGVPPREVMAELFGKATGCSKGRGGSMHLFSAKHRLLGGYAFVAEGIPVATGAAFQSKYRREVMGDQNADQVTACFFGDGASNNGQFFECLNMAALWKLPIIYVVENNKWAIGMAHDRATSQPEIYKKASVFNMVGVEVDGMDVLAVRQVAQEAVARARAGEGPTLIEALTYRFRGHSLADPDEMRSPDEKEFWGNKDPIQRLANYLIEHNLANQDELKAIQQKVQASVDDAVKFAEESPEPDPSELYRYVFAED, encoded by the coding sequence ATGGTTTCTGAACGTATTTTGCCTGAATTTAACACAACTGCTGTCCAAATTACCAAGGAGGAAGGCTTAATCCTCTACGAAGATATGACCCTAGGACGGCTGTTTGAGGATAAATGTGCTGAAATGTATTATCGAGGCCGAATGTTTGGCTTTGTCCACCTCTACAATGGACAAGAAGCGGTTTCTACGGGCATTATTAAATCTTTACGTTCTGATGAAGATTATGTGTCGAGTACCTACCGAGATCACGTCCATGCTTTGAGTTGTGGGGTTCCCCCTCGTGAGGTGATGGCGGAGTTATTTGGTAAGGCCACAGGCTGTAGTAAAGGGCGCGGTGGTTCGATGCACTTATTCTCGGCAAAACACCGTTTATTGGGGGGCTATGCTTTTGTGGCTGAAGGTATTCCGGTGGCTACGGGAGCAGCTTTTCAGAGTAAATATCGACGGGAAGTGATGGGGGATCAAAATGCGGATCAAGTGACGGCCTGTTTCTTTGGAGATGGGGCCAGCAATAATGGTCAATTTTTTGAATGTTTGAATATGGCCGCCCTTTGGAAGTTGCCGATTATTTATGTGGTAGAAAATAATAAATGGGCGATCGGTATGGCTCATGATCGGGCAACCTCTCAACCGGAAATCTATAAAAAAGCTAGTGTCTTTAATATGGTTGGGGTGGAAGTTGATGGGATGGATGTCTTAGCGGTGCGACAAGTGGCCCAAGAGGCTGTGGCCCGCGCCCGTGCTGGAGAAGGACCAACCTTGATCGAAGCCTTAACTTATCGTTTTCGCGGCCATTCTTTGGCTGATCCTGATGAAATGCGATCGCCGGATGAAAAAGAATTTTGGGGCAATAAAGATCCCATTCAACGATTAGCTAATTATTTGATAGAACATAATTTAGCGAATCAGGATGAATTAAAAGCGATTCAGCAAAAAGTTCAAGCCTCTGTTGATGATGCGGTTAAGTTTGCAGAGGAAAGTCCTGAACCCGATCCTAGTGAATTATATCGTTATGTTTTTGCTGAAGATTAA
- a CDS encoding tRNA-(ms[2]io[6]A)-hydroxylase has translation MLTEKTKISILKTPTQEAWIEQAINNLDVILLDHSHCERKAAGVALNLMFRYSSNTVLVRKLTVIAQEELEHFEQVNQWLEQRNIPLGPISSPPYGAKLRGAMRNQEPERLLDSLLVAALIEARSHERLGLLGKHCPDDNLAKFYRSLMASEARHYGIYWVLADTYYDRDLVQTRLDELSIIESEILATLHPQPRIHS, from the coding sequence ATGCTAACAGAAAAAACAAAAATTAGTATCTTAAAAACCCCTACTCAAGAAGCTTGGATCGAACAAGCAATTAATAATTTAGATGTAATTTTATTAGATCATTCCCATTGTGAAAGAAAAGCCGCAGGTGTTGCCTTAAATTTGATGTTTCGTTATTCTTCTAATACGGTTTTAGTCAGAAAATTAACCGTTATTGCCCAAGAAGAATTAGAACATTTTGAACAAGTTAATCAATGGTTAGAACAGAGAAATATTCCCCTAGGCCCCATTTCTTCCCCTCCCTATGGAGCAAAATTAAGGGGCGCAATGAGAAACCAAGAACCCGAAAGATTGTTAGATTCTCTGTTAGTTGCTGCCTTAATAGAAGCGAGATCCCACGAAAGATTAGGACTATTAGGTAAACATTGTCCTGATGACAATTTAGCTAAATTTTACCGCAGTTTAATGGCATCAGAAGCGCGACATTATGGCATTTATTGGGTATTAGCAGATACTTATTATGATCGAGATTTAGTACAAACAAGACTTGATGAATTATCAATCATTGAAAGTGAAATTTTAGCCACTTTACATCCTCAACCAAGAATTCATAGTTAA
- a CDS encoding DNA-processing protein DprA → MLQRGGLLALTVEKWFNQGLWVISRADSNYPQRLKQQLKSLAPPILYGIGNQDLLLKGGLAVVGSRNVDQEGLDYTYRIVETCAEQKIQVISGGAKGVDQASMLGTLKAGGTAIGILANNLLKASVNGQYRPSIKEGKLTLISAVDPNASFHVGNAMGRNKYIYALANYGLVISADHNTGGTWAGATEALNIIKNVPVLVRMQGAIPEGNQELSNRLKINKLFIN, encoded by the coding sequence TTGCTACAAAGAGGTGGTTTATTAGCTTTAACGGTTGAAAAATGGTTCAATCAAGGTTTATGGGTCATCAGTCGTGCTGATAGTAACTATCCTCAAAGATTAAAACAACAATTGAAAAGCTTAGCTCCTCCTATTTTATATGGGATTGGTAATCAAGATTTATTATTAAAAGGAGGGTTAGCTGTTGTGGGTTCTCGTAATGTTGATCAAGAAGGATTAGACTATACTTATCGAATAGTAGAAACCTGTGCAGAACAAAAGATTCAAGTGATTTCAGGCGGTGCAAAAGGGGTTGATCAAGCTTCGATGTTAGGAACATTAAAAGCAGGAGGGACAGCAATTGGCATATTAGCAAATAACTTACTTAAAGCATCTGTTAATGGCCAATATCGTCCTAGTATTAAAGAAGGAAAATTGACCTTAATTTCTGCGGTTGATCCTAACGCTTCTTTTCATGTTGGTAACGCTATGGGACGCAATAAATATATCTATGCTTTGGCTAATTATGGGTTAGTTATTAGTGCTGACCATAACACAGGTGGAACATGGGCAGGAGCAACAGAAGCTTTAAATATAATTAAGAATGTACCTGTTTTGGTGCGAATGCAGGGAGCAATACCAGAAGGAAATCAAGAGTTATCAAACAGACTGAAAATAAACAAGTTATTTATAAATTAA
- a CDS encoding ATP-binding protein encodes MNQDLNYYYLIHQEIASLLLYQSIFEDEIGQAFLKLLNSIYNRVPDTINFNCLTAYSHWFKTLASQGISWQDYLVKRILVDNNPFSQQVQSDFLSNVPKSLIEATEHDLSILNTLYNLPLEAVSQWVKEAAKVPFSPFIVQFENKDNTFLHKQELWENCLEELANYYRQHGTGIFAQYKALQWQDNQLMGIANPDPIKLTEIVGYEAQKATLIKNTEILLSGYTALHVLLYGSRGSGKSSLVKGLLNQYSSQGLRLVEVNKSQLYNLPLIVDKLRNVPQKFIIFVDDLSFEEDDDSFKALKVVLEGSVTARAKNVIVYATSNRRHLIREFFDDRPRPSDADEIHNWDTVQEKLSFSDRFGLTLTFEPANQETYLKIVHHLATEANLNLPPEDLEFRAKQWATKHNGRSGRSARQFIDFLQGELGLKY; translated from the coding sequence ATGAATCAAGACTTAAACTATTATTACCTCATTCATCAAGAAATTGCCTCTTTACTTTTGTACCAATCCATTTTTGAGGATGAAATTGGTCAAGCATTTCTTAAACTTTTAAATTCTATTTATAATCGTGTTCCAGATACCATTAATTTTAACTGTTTGACGGCCTATAGTCATTGGTTTAAAACCTTGGCATCTCAAGGCATTAGTTGGCAAGATTATCTTGTTAAAAGAATTTTAGTCGATAATAATCCTTTTAGTCAACAAGTTCAATCTGATTTTTTATCTAATGTACCAAAGTCTTTAATTGAGGCCACTGAACATGATTTAAGTATTTTAAACACTTTATATAATCTTCCCTTAGAAGCCGTTAGCCAATGGGTAAAAGAAGCCGCAAAAGTTCCTTTTTCTCCCTTTATTGTCCAATTTGAGAATAAAGACAATACTTTTTTACATAAACAAGAGCTTTGGGAAAATTGCTTAGAAGAATTAGCTAATTATTACCGTCAACATGGGACAGGAATTTTTGCTCAATATAAAGCATTACAATGGCAAGATAATCAATTAATGGGTATTGCTAATCCTGATCCCATTAAATTAACTGAAATTGTCGGTTATGAAGCACAAAAAGCAACCTTGATCAAAAATACAGAAATTCTACTTTCTGGTTATACGGCTCTTCATGTCTTATTATATGGTAGTCGTGGATCGGGTAAATCTTCCCTAGTTAAAGGTTTATTAAATCAGTATAGTTCCCAAGGATTAAGATTAGTAGAAGTCAATAAATCTCAGTTATACAATTTACCGTTAATTGTCGATAAATTAAGAAATGTTCCACAAAAGTTTATTATCTTTGTTGATGATTTATCCTTTGAAGAAGATGACGATTCTTTTAAAGCTTTAAAGGTAGTTTTAGAAGGAAGTGTTACCGCGAGAGCAAAAAATGTTATCGTTTATGCAACATCAAATAGAAGACATTTAATTAGGGAATTTTTTGATGATCGTCCTCGTCCCAGTGATGCTGATGAAATTCATAATTGGGATACCGTACAAGAGAAATTATCCTTTAGCGATCGCTTTGGTTTAACCTTAACTTTTGAACCTGCAAATCAAGAAACTTATCTCAAAATTGTCCATCATTTAGCAACAGAAGCAAATCTAAATTTACCCCCAGAAGATTTAGAATTTAGGGCGAAACAATGGGCAACTAAACATAATGGTAGATCTGGAAGAAGTGCTAGACAATTTATTGATTTTCTCCAGGGAGAATTAGGGTTAAAATATTAA